ttacatttgaaatagttttggcCCGAAAATAATAACGTGATTAAAATCCCAATGAAGCTTTTGTGGCAGGAGATTCCAAACTTTTAAACAGTAGTCTAACTATTAAGTATTGTTATGCTTTACATTGTTAAATTAGATTCggtacatacaaaacaaactgtaTAATGCTTCTATAATCGTGGAGTAATGTGCAAGGCAAAAACTGATAATTAGTTAAAGACCTCATGACTGGCAGTTACATCTGAATCAATTCCAATATTACCAATACAATGGATTCAGGTAAAAATGAGCTATacactttttgtatttgttttaaattgttgacCGACTGTTATGAAAATGGAACATGATAATAGCAAATTTTGGCATTTAAGTACAGTGTAATCAATCTGGTGCTACACCAAGACTAGAAATGGGGAAGCCATCTTTGACCTGACATCAACCCGACTGAATCTCCTGTGCTAATCCCTACTATTGTTTGGTTTCAATGTTGCTTTGTCTGTCACTGAGCTCATCGAAGTAACTATCAGTGGCGCGAAGCATCTGGAGGACAGCGGTGAGTAGCAGAATGTCACAATTGAGGTCCAATTCCAACTCTTTGCTGTAGTTCTTCACTGGAACGACACAGGACATTGGCACACCAAGCCGAGCACTGACCTCCTGCATCTAGATCACAAGAGATTCAGAAGAGGCATTTTATTCTTTGACACCAAAAgacaaagttgaaaaaaaaattgtatttcaataGGTTATTATTCATTGAAATTCAACGACAACATACACCTGAGCCTTTACTGCACACACTATTAGAGAAAACTTAAGTTAAATGAAATTCAGATATCATGTTGTGGCTTATGTCATTagtatcaaaaatgtaaaaaaaatgtttggcatttttttattcagaataTATCCTACTATTTGAAGTTGATCTTACCAACTCCTCGATGTAGCCACTCTTATAAATGTTCCTAAGGTCCCGTGAGACGAAAGAGCAGGCTTCATCCACTTTAGTCAGAAGGACCAGCTGGGGAATCCCTGGAAACAAATAATTCTGGGTCAATAGAATTCTCTAGTGCAGTGTGTAGGTACTATGCTACTATTCATTcaaatttctattttattttagctttcAGTTGTTAAATGATCTGTTGTAGAATGTACTGAACATGAGCAGTAGTATAAACTGCAGTATTTTGTTAGCAGTGCTTGCATGTTTTAATGGTTTGTGACTATCAAGCAACATTGCTATCAAAATACATGTATTGACCATATACTGTATTCATGAATTTATACTGTTCTAGagaacttgttttttttgtataattaatgACTTTTATCAGATAACATTTTACTCAGTGAGGTCTGAGGATGCAGTATGTTAGACTGAACTCCACTGACCCATCAAGTTGACCTTTCTGCGGATAGCTTCCAGCTTCAGCTCCAGCTTTGTGGGCATGATGGAGACCTTGCAGGCGTCAGTGACGTAGACTACGCAGTGGATCTTGTCCTTAAGCCCTGGAGACTTACGATAACCGCTGGCCTCCGGATGCAGAGGAGCAGAGGGGTTGAACTGAGTCATACAGGTGAAAGAAAAGGACAGTTTGTTACAGAACAAAACTACAACCACATCATTGCATCGTCATGTGTTTATTATCCTGCTGAATGTAACAAAATACTCTACCTGATAACTGTCTGGCAGATGTCCTTTGAGAATGCTGATGATATCATCTACGTCAAGCCCAGAACCCGTGTTTTCCTCCAATCCCATGGTATCACACAAGATGATTGGCAGAGGTTTTCCTCCTCGTCCAGCTTTCACTGAGTAGGTGCGAAACTGTCAGGTAAGAAGTTAAAGGTAAGTAATGGAGGTTATCATACAAAATGTAGATGGTGAAAATTAGTCATGatacaaattgtaatttttataCTTAGGactctacttttttttaacttccatAAGTAGGACTGCCAATGTAACTGCTGTCAATCACTTAGTAAATGCAGCTATTAACTTTTTCAGTAGCAGTCAAGACCGCACTTGTGATACTTTGTTGGTGAGACAAGTTGAGCAGAAAACACTACCTACTTTTTAAATAGGTATTGTTAACTTCTCGTGCCGGATCTAAAGAACTGCCTCAACAAGTCTGCAGCCGTGCTGGTGGCTTTGGGAGGCTGAACTtaggcacagtggtgctttgagccaATCGTTTGATTGATGGAAAAATCAGCTGAAGCTAACCTTTGTGGTGAGGCTGGTGGTGGAGCTGCCAGCGATGGCCTGGTTGCTGACGTAGCCTCTGAAGACAGAGTTTATAGAATTAAAGAAGCTGGACTTTCCAGCTCCAACTGGTCCAATGAGCAGAACCCGGACCTGGGACACAGAGCTGGTCATGGGGCAGTAGAGCTTAATACTGTCTATCAACTCTGTTCTCTTCCTGACAAAACAAGAGcagttttaaaacatcaaatgcaatataattattcattatttaattagGATTTTTGAAAATTATGACATGgtgcaatataaataaatatcgACAAAGAGTAATACAGTAATGGTATTATATGAAGGAAGGGGTGCCCCATCCAGCTTACTCATTTTCCCAGATCATCGGCCTCCATGGCTTCTCAAATTCTGGCATCTCTGttagagaaagagggaaaaaaagacactattacaaaacaatatgtcattttctttaactATTATCCACTCATTAAattttaaatctgttaaatTGTAATAATGTACACAATGAATGATCAATAAACTGTCTTTGAAGTTATGAAATGAattgattaaataattaaacCTAAAATAAAGTATCCCTTCGAAAAGCTTATTTTTGTAAGCTAAAACCACTCCCTTGTTTGGTTCCTTACTTTgcccaacatacagtataatgagATTTTAGACACTTGTAGTTCATTGTTTTGAACTACAGATTGTATCTAGCTATAGCTATCTGCTATTAAACTAGAGCTAGCCTGTTCAGACCGCGTGTCTTGTCAGACGTGTATCCAGGTTTACAGTTACAGAAAAGTCTGGTTTCTGGTTCCCAAATAGATGGTAATAAACAATTATTAGCTCATTAACAATTTTATTAAGCTGTTGTGTAAAgtgcattaattaaaaaaaaaaggaaccaaaatgcttttgtttatAGGTTCAGAGCTCAATCAGGCTTGCCTTGTGCTTGATGTAAGatacaatctgttttttttgttgggggggggggggggggggggggggtgagaaaAATCACCTTCGACTTCATAGACTTCACACTCAGTCAGGTTGAGATCATTGCCATGCATTTCTGCAGCATTGAAGTTGTAATTATTCCCTGGATTGCTGTAGACTACTGCTCTGCCTCCATGGGCAAGAATTAATGTATCTCCAAAATATGGACCAGACTTAGCTATCATTCTCACTGCATATTCAGGAGTGGTGACCGGATACTTGAGAAGCTTTTCTCCACTGAAGGTGAAAAGAAAGGCCTGGTCATCATGCACAGTCTGTCCAGACTGACTGAAAGGTTGTTTGGTGTAGCCTCCAAACACATAACCAGAGGCGTTGTAGCCCACAGACACCGTGGGGCCGCGGTTGTCACATCGTTGGTGAAAGGCTGCCCCGGTGAAACCATGGATGCTGGCCTTGTACAGCAGCTGGAGTTTCACTCTTCCCAGCTGGGAGCAGATAGTTTTCTGCTGACTATTTGTTAACATGGAGTTCATAGTGGACAGATGATCTGCTGAAGTATGTAAAGGAGGCTGAATAAATCTTTGATGCTTTGGTGtctaaatacaaaaagaaagacagatgtgttttttctgctgaCTATTTGTTAACATGGAGTTCATAGTGGACAGATGGTCTGCTGAAGTTCCTGAATGGGGCGTCTGGAGCCTTCTAAGTGTCTGaacacaaagcaaaaacagttgCATTAAAGATAATTTCTGTTTTGGGTAGCAGTGTATCTATTTTCGAATTAATTGACGCTAGGGATAAAGTGGATCCAGCGATGATTCAGTTACCAAGTTAAGACAATAAACATTGtataaatcataataataataataataatacaattgcAGTCATTATTTCAAGTATTGTCACAGTCTCCCGATGACCTGTTCTGTTGACACTGAGCGTTGTGGTTTAACTCTTTGGAGGCCATATTTTGACTCGGCTACTTTAGTTTTCCTCAAAACAAAACTTACCTCAAGCTAGGTAAAATTAGGTTAACAAAATTCGCACGTGTTTACAGAGTATGCCAATAAACCATGTCTAATATTGAATTATCATCATTTTGCTTAGGCTAAATTTATATGAAGAAACTCTTCACATTAAACAAATTAGACTCAAGATTAAATTGACTACTCGTCAGTCTTGGCTACGCAACAATTACACCGCCGCGCCTGTGCGCAAACATTTAGCAGAAAGTAAAATATTGGTATTTTGGAATAGCCTACATCACAACTGTTTTTATCGGCAACTACTTCATAATTAAATCTGGCAAAAGTATGACAAATAATAATGCGGTTTTACctctttctttgaaaaaaggCAGGGAAAACAAACGCAGCTGAATCACTTTTTAGAGAGATGAAGATGCGCTGCGCATTGGCAGCCTACTGGCTTGAACAAAACCGGAAGTACGAAGGTGTtcccttcaaaataaacttgTGTAAACAATCCTACAAAAAggttttattcagatttttacTTCCTTCATCAAAATTACTTTAGAAATGTTTGTTCGAGTGTTTAGCACTTTGAATTAAATGTTTAGCCTACTTTAGGTCCACATTGTCACTAAAATCatcactttattttgaaggtgaTTGGAagttaaagacacattttagcTGCCTTGACTGACACAACTTTTAAGTTTCGTTTTCCCATCAACTCGATATAATGGTTaatgtcggtacacgatccgtcctgcctgcacgatccattctgcgcatgcgcaagatggCTACGCATGCATTCtcaaaaatatttcagtttattttattttgtacctttgcaaattaatattgtttgtgttgagaAGGCAGGTTGCCAGGTTCNNNNNNNNNNNNNNNNNNNNNNNNNNNNNNNNNNNNNNNNNNNNNNNNNNNNNNNNNNNNNNNNNNNNNNNNNNNNNNNNNNNNNNNNNNNNNNNNNNNNAAAAATTCAACagaatatctgggatatttatgcgatgaaattgcgggcacttggaacaactaaggtttgatgaaaaaaggaatgtgtttttcttgttgtgtaattgcgtcacttcataacatcacaatggcaacaggggaaatggctgcctagtgtaaagtaaacacaacatttttcaacttactgttaagatatttgtgacttttagcaacaaaaatcatgcaagacccgcattattttgcatggaaatctgcaattttttgcagcaaaataaattccCCCCCGCGTAAAAATGCGAACTTTGGGTGATTTCAAACGATTGCATGTTATTGTAACgtgttacaataaaatgaaacatgatttgaggcttgttaatgtggtgctggaatattctttttactgccctgggccctgtatttgtcttgaaaatgtttttttttttttgtttttttttaaatgctttgactttccctcagtcaaaaagaattcccattccacatgtaatcaaatgttaatgcaacaactcctttatattttttgattggccaccacgtaaacacctcgtaattcatagcctggcgttaacaataattaaaaaataaaaataaacttaaaaaaagattacatgttgatcacttaataataatgtcacctatgactggtacacagatgtcactacacagttttggatcagtgacaagtattaatttaaatatctttataaaaaaaaaaactactaaaaagtgtagattacatgttgagcacttgtgaactacaaaaaagtctggcctacaaaaaatgctaatacataattatatatatatatatatatatatatatatatatatattctgtatatgcacctccggtattgacttttcgtatatgtacataccggcgatataattgttctttgttaataaaatgaaaagaaaaaaaaaaaagctgtccgttgtgacgattggccgtcaagtgttccgacgcatgcgtggtaccaatagtgcagggaaacagacagttttcagctacgtattaatgcgcatgcgtgaacatcgtgcgcagaacggatcgtgtaggcaggacggatcgtgtacccacaCAGGCCGGAGCAGGTGGCGTTCCCTCAAGGAAATCGAAATAAGCTGTAAATTCCAACATTGTTGGGCCCACCAATGTACATGCATCTTACTTAGTTATCGACAACCTCAAGGCTTTTTGTAAGGTGTGTTACATTGATTATAATGTAGCGCACTGCGGGAAAAATGACATTACCCAGCACATTAAAACATAGCGGCACCATCGCGCAGAAGAGGCAAATAAGGGCACACCATGcgttaatattaaatatatagtCTATGGGGCACACAGGCGATTTTATCCTTCAAAATAAACCCCACCAGTTTGGCTTCAAAGCTACACTCCGTCCAGGAGGGCACTGAGAGCAGCTAAATCTGCCACATACATCTACAACAAGTGAGCACATATTCTCCCACATGTTTACAAAATATATTGATGTTTACCAAAGAGAATATTGATAGGATGgaataatgaaaaatgattaaatatgtatttacaacAGTGTTAAAAACTGCAGTGCAgtgtttctgtaatgttttgttgtaaggaaattacaaatgaaaaatataaagaaatatcatgtttttatttatttatatcgcAATGTAAATACACTTAACAGTACCataccccctccccccactctGTGACAAGATGTGTATACAACTTAATTTGTGTAAATACATGTAAGGTAGGCCTATGTCAAAACACCAAAACCCAAGAGTGTATAATTaactgaaattgaattaaacccaTGAGGTCTATTTCAATTATCCATGACTGGCCATTTGAACTGTTGATTCTGCATTGCATTGAACAGCACATGTGTGCACCTACTGCAGCAGTCAAAACTTGCAAGAAGTGCTGAAACAACTTGAAAATTAACACCAAAACTAAAAGTATGGAATGAAAGTCAGAATATATATAGTGAAAGCTGGAAGATATTGAatgaaagtcaaagtatagaaTAGATATTGAATATATAGAATGAAATCTGATGTCATCAAGGCACTGGCGCCATCTTGCATTTTTTATGTGATTCATCCATAAGGATGTTGCTGCAAGAAGGTGAGTCATAATGAAATCTAGTATCAGCAatcctttctaaaaaaaaaaatattaatccCACTAAATGAgccaacaataacaatatataacaaaataaagataataatgTCTTCATACCtaatgaaaaaaattcaaatcatGCCTTATTATGTAATCATTTTCTAATATAAAAACTTCAAAACCAAATTAGAAAGAAAATGGATATTTTGTAGCTAAGAGGCAATCAAATTAATAATCAGCTCACTCTGTTTCTAAAGCCACAAACTGGAGGTGCTGCGCAGAGTCAGGAAATACTAGAGACACTACATCTCCCATCATTCCAAGCACTGCTGGGAAAACCCAGAGGAGGAAGTGCACGGTGAACTAGCATTAGGCTGGATCACCTGCCAGtaaatggatggatgcatggatagATCATTTTGAGAGACATGTCAGGACAGGAAATAAACATCTGCTGCACTAATACTTCCTATTCTTTGACTTCAATGTTGCTGAATTGGTCACTGATCTCATCAAAGTAATTATCTGCAAAGCGAAGCATCTGGATGATGGCGTTGAGCAGCAGGATGTCACAGTTCAGGTCCAACTCCAACTCCTCGCTGTAGTTCTTCACTGGAACAACACAGGACACTGGCACGCCGAGCCGAGCACTGACCTTCTGTATCTGAAccataaaaaacactttttttcaaaagaccAAAAGGATTAttgtattaaatattatattattatatagttTGTTTTGGTTATGGCTAACCATTGAAagactaattactttttaacaaatgtaatcTTTATGCATCTGGGTCCTGCATCACCCTGCCAGGGTTCTGATTAACAATAATAACTCGCTTGCTGATTATCTGCCATCTCACATATGTATTATTGTTCAAGTACTACAATTGGTGATTCATAATGTATGGTTT
This sequence is a window from Etheostoma cragini isolate CJK2018 chromosome 9, CSU_Ecrag_1.0, whole genome shotgun sequence. Protein-coding genes within it:
- the LOC117950304 gene encoding interferon-induced protein 44-like isoform X1 gives rise to the protein MNSMLTNSQQKTICSQLGRVKLQLLYKASIHGFTGAAFHQRCDNRGPTVSVGYNASGYVFGGYTKQPFSQSGQTVHDDQAFLFTFSGEKLLKYPVTTPEYAVRMIAKSGPYFGDTLILAHGGRAVVYSNPGNNYNFNAAEMHGNDLNLTECEVYEVEEMPEFEKPWRPMIWENEKRTELIDSIKLYCPMTSSVSQVRVLLIGPVGAGKSSFFNSINSVFRGYVSNQAIAGSSTTSLTTKFRTYSVKAGRGGKPLPIILCDTMGLEENTGSGLDVDDIISILKGHLPDSYQFNPSAPLHPEASGYRKSPGLKDKIHCVVYVTDACKVSIMPTKLELKLEAIRRKVNLMGIPQLVLLTKVDEACSFVSRDLRNIYKSGYIEELMQEVSARLGVPMSCVVPVKNYSKELELDLNCDILLLTAVLQMLRATDSYFDELSDRQSNIETKQ
- the LOC117950304 gene encoding interferon-induced protein 44-like isoform X2, whose product is MPEFEKPWRPMIWENEKRTELIDSIKLYCPMTSSVSQVRVLLIGPVGAGKSSFFNSINSVFRGYVSNQAIAGSSTTSLTTKFRTYSVKAGRGGKPLPIILCDTMGLEENTGSGLDVDDIISILKGHLPDSYQFNPSAPLHPEASGYRKSPGLKDKIHCVVYVTDACKVSIMPTKLELKLEAIRRKVNLMGIPQLVLLTKVDEACSFVSRDLRNIYKSGYIEELMQEVSARLGVPMSCVVPVKNYSKELELDLNCDILLLTAVLQMLRATDSYFDELSDRQSNIETKQ